The Streptomyces nitrosporeus genome includes a window with the following:
- a CDS encoding GNAT family N-acetyltransferase, with translation MHDDSDGFTVRQAREDDVSRLAEFEVEIAKISFADDAITAVEVHEKRLSKAMARSRDGMFVACRGDRPTDGWVWITVNTNPMSGQCYANFRSLAVADVPERTLIGELLLRRGLEYVRAQGVEEIVGKVHVQNVRMRALYRQFDFEATHLTMRLRKVGSRS, from the coding sequence ATGCACGATGACTCCGACGGTTTCACGGTCCGCCAGGCCCGGGAGGACGACGTCTCACGATTGGCCGAGTTCGAGGTGGAGATCGCGAAGATCTCCTTCGCCGACGACGCCATCACCGCCGTGGAAGTGCACGAGAAAAGGCTGAGCAAGGCGATGGCCCGGTCCCGGGACGGGATGTTCGTGGCCTGCCGGGGCGACCGGCCGACCGATGGCTGGGTCTGGATCACCGTGAACACCAACCCCATGAGCGGCCAGTGCTACGCCAACTTCCGGTCCCTGGCGGTGGCGGACGTCCCCGAGCGCACGCTGATCGGTGAACTGCTGCTCCGACGGGGCCTGGAGTACGTGCGGGCACAGGGCGTCGAGGAGATCGTGGGCAAGGTGCATGTGCAGAACGTGCGTATGCGGGCGCTCTACCGCCAGTTCGACTTCGAGGCGACCCATCTGACCATGCGGCTCCGCAAGGTGGGATCCCGGTCATGA
- a CDS encoding FkbH-like protein, translating into MTGRESLIKCVVWDLDNTMWDGIAVESRDAALPAMKPEVLGLVDRLAGRGVLSSISSRSDPSILALLKADPKLAGRFFAPRVAWQDKSESLRSIAEELGIGLASMVLVDDSPYERAEVRSALPQVLTLAPEEAGALLDLPALDPSRMTAESLDRVGRYREEERRKEAEGAFAGSREDFLRWCGMRVRVSPARQDDAPRIAEMAARTHRLNSSGIVLDLERVRSLIDDPRWFVPVVELSDRFGDYGLVGTAVTELSAPDVWDVQLFTLSCRVAGRGVSEVFLHWLLGQARTAGAGPVRTPVRIGEANLELRLLLRRFGFRAEPASGLSPGGAPGTGEDRLVTFTYRPADGPLPDPPGWIDLEVEVKS; encoded by the coding sequence ATGACCGGTCGGGAATCGCTGATCAAATGCGTGGTCTGGGATCTCGACAACACGATGTGGGACGGCATCGCGGTCGAGTCCCGGGATGCCGCCCTGCCGGCCATGAAGCCCGAGGTCCTGGGTCTCGTCGACCGTCTGGCCGGCCGCGGGGTGCTCAGCAGCATCTCCAGCCGCTCCGATCCCTCGATCCTCGCCCTGCTGAAGGCCGACCCGAAGCTGGCGGGACGGTTCTTCGCACCGCGGGTCGCATGGCAGGACAAGAGCGAGTCCCTGCGCAGCATCGCCGAGGAACTGGGCATCGGCCTCGCGTCGATGGTCCTGGTCGACGACAGTCCGTATGAACGCGCCGAGGTGCGCTCCGCCCTGCCGCAGGTCCTCACGCTCGCCCCCGAAGAGGCCGGCGCGCTGCTCGACCTGCCCGCCCTCGACCCGTCACGGATGACCGCGGAGAGCCTGGACCGGGTCGGCCGCTACCGCGAGGAGGAGCGGCGCAAGGAGGCCGAAGGGGCCTTCGCCGGCTCGCGGGAGGACTTCCTGCGGTGGTGCGGCATGCGTGTGCGGGTGTCCCCCGCCCGGCAGGACGACGCCCCGCGGATCGCCGAGATGGCCGCGCGCACACACCGGCTCAACTCCAGCGGCATCGTGCTGGACCTCGAACGGGTCCGGTCGCTGATCGACGACCCGCGCTGGTTCGTGCCCGTGGTGGAGCTGTCCGACCGGTTCGGCGACTACGGCCTGGTCGGGACGGCCGTCACCGAGCTGTCCGCGCCGGACGTGTGGGACGTCCAGCTGTTCACGCTGTCCTGCCGGGTGGCCGGCCGCGGGGTGTCCGAGGTGTTCCTGCACTGGCTCCTCGGCCAGGCCCGCACGGCGGGTGCCGGTCCCGTGCGGACGCCGGTCCGGATCGGCGAGGCCAATCTGGAACTGCGGCTGCTGCTGAGGCGGTTCGGTTTCCGTGCCGAACCGGCATCCGGGCTGTCCCCCGGAGGAGCACCCGGGACCGGTGAGGACCGGCTGGTGACGTTCACCTACCGGCCTGCGGACGGTCCGCTGCCTGACCCTCCCGGATGGATCGATCTCGAGGTCGAAGTAAAGTCATGA
- a CDS encoding B12-binding domain-containing radical SAM protein, with product MADAILLTPREILTGFSSVNNQNVLINDDEYLRLDPAMRLFYEKVRENLGVACIAGHLRGCGYSVQALNLHGRNPSDEVITDLIRRERPKFVGISIMYDLHIIDAVRLLRCVRKADPNVFVAIGGAFCTYNGKLIAERIPEADCVAFGEGELTVEGLMECLGAGRDWRTVPGLWFWQDGRVRSSGSPRLPDLAKVPWPGRDLLLHHRKNGIPTPVASTYTSRGCHAKCTFCYVPRAPGVQAGNAWRVRSPIDVVDEIEYLQREFGTRFLWFNDDNFGGAFQDGYNHAVGFAEEILRRNLKISFHSEFRVDTGLIDREALHTLRRAGMASALLGMETGSPAMAKRFRKGTLVEYNFDAARMFKKERIELEPGWIMIEPETTIDDLWENLEFIVAADIAVSENPFSFVSRAIALRGTEMYDKIADPSPPELPDVEGPARDVLLEARREYRIPDQRVEDVWAAWSKVSGEVADRKEELPFVAQLVVDATRKRRAEGGQGLRVLITRLRGWVEGLSDLLVTFLNVGLLLADENPPGLADRLETELRALVDAYDRKVLGQPYPEFVEETKRLCGEQAMAK from the coding sequence ATGGCTGACGCGATCCTGCTGACCCCTCGGGAGATCCTCACCGGGTTCTCCAGTGTCAACAATCAGAACGTCCTGATCAACGATGACGAGTACCTCCGCCTGGATCCGGCGATGCGCCTCTTCTACGAGAAGGTCCGGGAGAACCTGGGTGTGGCCTGCATAGCGGGTCACCTCAGGGGCTGCGGGTATTCGGTCCAGGCACTCAACCTGCACGGGCGGAACCCGAGTGACGAGGTGATCACCGATCTGATCCGGCGTGAACGGCCGAAGTTCGTCGGCATCAGCATCATGTACGACCTGCACATCATCGACGCGGTCCGGCTCCTGCGCTGCGTCCGCAAGGCGGATCCCAACGTCTTCGTCGCGATCGGCGGGGCGTTCTGCACCTACAACGGCAAACTCATCGCCGAACGCATCCCGGAGGCCGACTGCGTGGCCTTCGGCGAGGGCGAACTCACGGTCGAAGGGCTGATGGAGTGCCTGGGCGCCGGCCGGGACTGGCGTACCGTCCCCGGACTGTGGTTCTGGCAGGACGGCCGCGTCCGCAGCAGCGGATCGCCCAGGCTCCCCGACCTCGCCAAAGTGCCCTGGCCCGGGCGCGACCTGCTCCTCCACCACCGCAAGAACGGCATCCCCACACCGGTGGCGTCGACGTACACCAGCCGCGGCTGCCACGCCAAGTGCACCTTCTGCTACGTGCCCCGGGCGCCGGGGGTCCAGGCGGGCAACGCCTGGCGGGTCAGGTCGCCGATAGACGTCGTGGACGAGATCGAGTACCTGCAGAGGGAGTTCGGCACCCGCTTCCTCTGGTTCAACGACGACAACTTCGGCGGCGCCTTCCAGGACGGCTACAACCACGCCGTCGGCTTCGCCGAGGAGATCCTCCGCCGCAACCTGAAGATCAGCTTCCACTCCGAGTTCCGCGTCGACACCGGCCTCATCGACCGGGAGGCCCTGCACACCCTGCGCCGGGCCGGCATGGCCTCCGCGCTGCTGGGCATGGAGACCGGGTCCCCGGCCATGGCCAAACGGTTCCGCAAGGGAACCCTGGTGGAGTACAACTTCGACGCCGCCCGCATGTTCAAGAAGGAGCGCATCGAGCTGGAACCCGGCTGGATCATGATCGAGCCGGAGACGACGATCGACGACCTCTGGGAGAACCTGGAGTTCATCGTGGCCGCTGACATCGCCGTCAGTGAGAACCCCTTCTCCTTCGTCAGCCGGGCCATCGCACTGCGCGGCACGGAAATGTACGACAAGATAGCCGACCCCTCCCCCCCGGAACTCCCGGATGTGGAAGGCCCGGCCAGGGACGTCCTCCTGGAAGCCCGCCGGGAGTACCGGATCCCCGACCAGCGGGTCGAGGACGTGTGGGCCGCCTGGAGCAAGGTCAGCGGGGAAGTCGCCGACCGCAAGGAAGAACTCCCCTTCGTCGCGCAGCTCGTCGTCGATGCCACCAGGAAGCGCAGGGCCGAGGGCGGGCAGGGTCTGCGTGTGCTGATCACCCGGCTGCGCGGCTGGGTCGAGGGCCTGTCGGATCTGCTGGTCACCTTCCTCAACGTCGGGCTGCTGCTCGCGGACGAGAACCCGCCCGGACTCGCGGACCGGCTGGAGACGGAACTGCGCGCGCTGGTCGACGCCTACGACCGCAAGGTCCTCGGGCAGCCCTACCCCGAGTTCGTCGAGGAGACGAAGAGGCTGTGCGGAGAACAGGCGATGGCCAAGTGA
- a CDS encoding B12-binding domain-containing radical SAM protein, whose protein sequence is MADAVLLTPREIPTGVASLNNQNVLINDEEYLSLDPAMRLFYKRVRENLGVACIAGHLRGCGYSVQALNLHGRNPSDEAITDLIRRERPKFVGISIMYDLHIIDAVRLLRCVRKADPNVFVAIGGAFCTYNGKLIAERIPEADCVAFGEGELTVEGLMECLAAGRDWHTVPGLWFWQNGRVRSSGPPKLPDLAKVSWPGRDLLLHHRKNGIPTPRASTYTSRGCHAKCTFCYAPRQPGVVGEYWRVRPVEDAVDEIEYLQREFGTRFLWFNDDNFGGAFQDGYNHAVGFAEEILRRDLKINFHCEFRVDTGLIDREALRTLRRAGMDLALLGMETGSPGMMKRFRKGTTVEYNFDAARMFKQERIELEPGWIMIEPGTTLDELWENLGFIVAARVHESENPFFLINRAIALRGTEIYEKATRYEKPEIDGVEGAAREVLWQARRDYYVEDERVEHLWTAWSRVSSEINDRKENEAPFLAQSIADAVRAGRGTGAESVLPLLGRLRRWNQGLAELLVAFLNVGLMLADENPPGLADRLETELRAMIAAYDREHLGQTFPVFAAETARACGEHALAQLRS, encoded by the coding sequence ATGGCAGATGCAGTCCTGCTGACCCCCCGGGAAATCCCCACCGGCGTCGCGAGCCTGAACAACCAGAACGTCCTCATCAACGATGAGGAGTACCTGTCTCTGGACCCGGCGATGCGGCTGTTCTACAAGCGGGTCCGGGAGAACCTGGGTGTGGCCTGCATAGCGGGTCACCTCAGGGGCTGCGGGTATTCGGTCCAGGCACTCAACCTGCACGGGCGGAACCCGAGTGACGAGGCCATCACCGACCTGATCCGGCGTGAACGGCCGAAGTTCGTCGGCATCAGCATCATGTACGACCTGCACATCATCGACGCGGTCCGGCTCCTGCGCTGCGTCCGCAAGGCGGACCCCAACGTCTTCGTCGCGATCGGCGGGGCGTTCTGCACCTACAACGGCAAACTCATCGCCGAACGCATCCCGGAGGCCGACTGCGTCGCCTTCGGCGAGGGCGAACTCACGGTCGAAGGACTGATGGAGTGCCTGGCCGCCGGCCGGGACTGGCACACCGTCCCCGGACTGTGGTTCTGGCAGAACGGCCGCGTCCGCAGCAGCGGGCCGCCCAAGCTCCCCGACCTCGCCAAAGTCTCCTGGCCCGGCCGCGACCTCCTCCTCCACCACCGCAAGAACGGCATCCCCACGCCCCGCGCGTCGACGTACACCAGCCGCGGCTGCCACGCCAAGTGCACCTTCTGCTACGCGCCGCGACAGCCCGGAGTGGTGGGCGAGTACTGGCGCGTACGGCCGGTGGAGGACGCGGTCGACGAGATCGAGTACCTGCAGAGGGAGTTCGGCACCCGGTTCCTCTGGTTCAACGACGACAACTTCGGCGGCGCCTTCCAGGACGGCTACAACCACGCCGTCGGCTTCGCCGAGGAGATCCTCCGCCGCGACCTGAAGATCAATTTCCACTGCGAGTTCCGCGTGGACACCGGCCTCATCGACCGGGAGGCCCTGCGCACCCTGCGCCGGGCCGGCATGGACCTGGCGCTCCTCGGCATGGAGACCGGGTCGCCCGGCATGATGAAGCGGTTCCGCAAGGGGACCACGGTGGAGTACAACTTCGACGCCGCCCGCATGTTCAAACAGGAGCGCATCGAGCTGGAACCCGGCTGGATCATGATCGAACCCGGTACGACGCTCGACGAACTCTGGGAGAACCTGGGGTTCATCGTGGCCGCCCGGGTGCACGAGAGCGAGAACCCGTTCTTCCTGATCAACCGTGCCATCGCGCTCCGCGGCACCGAGATCTACGAGAAGGCCACGCGGTACGAGAAGCCCGAGATCGACGGGGTGGAGGGCGCCGCCAGAGAGGTGCTGTGGCAGGCCCGCCGTGACTACTACGTCGAGGACGAGCGGGTGGAGCACCTGTGGACGGCCTGGAGCAGGGTCTCCTCCGAGATCAACGACCGCAAGGAGAACGAGGCCCCGTTCCTGGCGCAGAGCATCGCTGACGCCGTCCGTGCCGGGCGCGGCACCGGCGCCGAGTCCGTGCTCCCCCTGCTCGGCCGGCTGCGGCGCTGGAACCAGGGGCTCGCCGAGCTGCTCGTGGCCTTCCTCAACGTGGGGCTGATGCTCGCGGACGAGAACCCGCCCGGACTCGCCGACCGGCTGGAGACCGAACTGCGCGCCATGATCGCCGCGTACGACCGGGAACACCTCGGCCAGACGTTCCCGGTCTTCGCCGCCGAGACGGCGAGGGCATGCGGTGAGCACGCCCTCGCACAGCTGAGGAGCTGA
- a CDS encoding SDR family NAD(P)-dependent oxidoreductase, which yields MPSRSVAVVTGAGSGLGAAIAVRLAATHDLVLTHLTRDSGLAGTVDRVSAAGADVLTTVAGDLTRRETVERLEEAMASCGGRLDVLVCNAGAYAYVPWQETGWDDVRSAVDVNLLAHIACARAATPHLVARGAGRIVAVSTVLTRIGRVELVPYLAAKGGLEAFVRALARELGPHGITVNSVRPGPIELSTDQRSHPDYPSWRQREFDRQCLKRHGRPEDVAEAVAFLASPEAGFITGQSLTVDGGWDLN from the coding sequence ATGCCTTCTCGGAGCGTCGCCGTCGTCACCGGAGCGGGGTCCGGCCTCGGGGCCGCCATCGCGGTACGGCTCGCCGCCACCCACGACCTGGTACTCACCCATCTGACCCGGGACTCCGGGCTCGCCGGCACCGTGGACCGGGTGTCGGCGGCCGGTGCGGACGTCCTCACCACGGTGGCCGGGGACCTCACGCGGCGGGAGACCGTGGAGCGCCTGGAGGAGGCCATGGCCTCCTGCGGCGGGAGACTGGACGTCCTCGTGTGCAATGCCGGGGCGTACGCGTACGTGCCGTGGCAGGAGACCGGGTGGGACGACGTGCGCTCGGCCGTGGACGTCAACCTGCTGGCGCACATCGCCTGTGCGCGTGCCGCCACGCCCCACCTGGTGGCACGCGGAGCGGGCCGGATCGTCGCCGTGTCCACCGTGCTCACGCGGATCGGACGTGTGGAACTCGTCCCGTACCTCGCGGCGAAAGGCGGCCTGGAGGCGTTTGTCCGCGCTCTCGCCCGCGAACTCGGTCCCCACGGGATCACGGTGAATTCGGTGCGGCCGGGGCCGATCGAACTGAGTACCGATCAGAGGTCCCATCCGGATTATCCGTCCTGGCGTCAACGGGAATTCGACCGGCAATGCCTCAAACGACATGGCCGACCGGAAGACGTTGCCGAGGCTGTAGCATTTCTCGCCTCACCCGAAGCCGGGTTCATCACAGGGCAGAGTCTGACCGTGGACGGTGGTTGGGACCTCAACTGA
- a CDS encoding histidine phosphatase family protein — protein MAHEEEDSSVTRVLLVRHAQSQASVRKVIAGSRTCAGLTELGRTQAALLAARLEAEQLPLNSLLTSPVRRARETADVLAGVLSLGPPTVEPEVRELDFGAADGLSIDAYERVHGAFDMIAHPERPFAPDGESWSRFRLRAGRVMADLLSRHRGETVLVVCHAGLIVAVMSALLDTVPPVLFTDSTPGPTSISELAHDESGWTMLRFDDTKHIDEAK, from the coding sequence ATGGCACACGAAGAGGAAGACAGTTCCGTCACCCGTGTACTGCTGGTGCGGCACGCGCAATCGCAGGCCAGCGTACGGAAGGTGATAGCGGGTTCCCGGACGTGTGCCGGTCTCACGGAGCTGGGCCGTACGCAGGCGGCGCTGCTCGCGGCACGGCTCGAGGCCGAACAGCTGCCGCTGAACTCCTTGCTGACCAGCCCGGTTCGCAGGGCCCGGGAGACGGCCGATGTCCTGGCGGGCGTTCTGTCCCTCGGTCCGCCGACCGTCGAGCCGGAGGTGCGGGAGCTGGATTTCGGGGCGGCCGACGGCCTGTCCATCGACGCGTACGAGCGCGTCCACGGTGCCTTCGACATGATCGCCCACCCCGAGCGGCCCTTCGCCCCCGACGGGGAGAGCTGGAGCCGGTTCCGGCTCCGGGCGGGCCGTGTCATGGCGGACCTGCTGTCGCGCCACCGCGGGGAGACCGTCCTCGTGGTGTGCCACGCGGGTCTCATCGTCGCGGTGATGTCCGCACTGCTGGACACCGTCCCGCCGGTGCTGTTCACGGACTCGACGCCGGGGCCGACATCGATCAGCGAGCTCGCCCACGACGAATCCGGGTGGACCATGCTCCGGTTCGACGACACGAAGCACATCGACGAGGCCAAGTGA
- a CDS encoding alpha/beta fold hydrolase codes for MPARKSSSEAPLRLECRISGDPAGRPTVLLHALGNTGRSWDRLVSALSPQKRRLYVPDLRGHGLSPRADAYTFELMYEDVMSLIDGHRLGAVDLVGHSMGGHVAWLIAQRHPSRVRKLVIEDTPPPPRDAAAEAELRERSRGAGGHGPVISLYQEFRELRRTGELDSTAVRPIIDGLRKVDPGWWQRLGQVTAETLVISGGLSSPVPRALLAEVAEAVPRGRLLAIDAGHYVHRTEPDRFCAEVARFLG; via the coding sequence ATGCCAGCCCGGAAGAGTTCGTCCGAGGCGCCGTTGCGGTTGGAATGCCGGATATCCGGTGATCCGGCGGGGAGGCCGACGGTTCTGCTCCATGCGCTGGGGAACACGGGGCGGAGCTGGGACCGGCTCGTATCCGCGCTGAGTCCGCAGAAACGCCGCCTGTACGTACCGGATCTCCGTGGGCACGGGCTGAGTCCCCGGGCCGACGCGTACACCTTCGAGCTGATGTACGAGGACGTGATGTCCCTGATCGACGGGCACCGCCTGGGCGCCGTCGACCTGGTGGGGCACTCCATGGGGGGCCATGTCGCCTGGCTCATCGCCCAGCGCCACCCCTCCCGGGTCCGCAAGCTGGTGATCGAGGACACACCTCCGCCCCCGCGGGACGCGGCCGCGGAGGCGGAGCTGCGGGAACGCTCACGGGGGGCCGGCGGCCACGGACCCGTCATCTCCCTATACCAGGAGTTCCGCGAGCTGCGCAGGACGGGAGAGCTGGACAGCACGGCGGTGCGCCCGATCATCGACGGCCTCAGGAAGGTGGATCCGGGCTGGTGGCAGCGGCTCGGGCAGGTCACCGCCGAGACGCTGGTGATCAGTGGCGGGCTGTCCAGCCCGGTCCCCCGCGCCCTGCTGGCCGAGGTCGCCGAGGCGGTGCCGCGGGGGCGGCTCCTCGCCATCGACGCGGGCCACTACGTGCACCGCACCGAACCCGATCGCTTCTGCGCCGAAGTGGCCCGCTTCCTCGGATGA
- a CDS encoding acyl carrier protein has translation MPAETHAELERELRQLIAEAVGAEWEALARLPSGTRLFGPEVALNSLAGLRLISRVRERFGVDIAAEDLNLDALESIASLRDFVARYA, from the coding sequence ATGCCCGCCGAGACGCATGCGGAACTCGAGCGGGAGCTCCGGCAGCTGATCGCCGAGGCGGTCGGAGCGGAGTGGGAGGCCCTCGCCCGGCTGCCCTCCGGCACACGGCTGTTCGGCCCCGAGGTGGCCCTGAACTCGCTGGCGGGTCTGCGGCTCATCAGCCGGGTGCGGGAACGGTTCGGCGTGGACATCGCCGCGGAGGATCTCAACCTGGACGCGCTGGAGTCCATCGCCTCGCTCCGCGATTTCGTCGCCCGGTACGCGTGA
- a CDS encoding bis-aminopropyl spermidine synthase family protein, giving the protein MAGETTSRERRVSGTTLTGIADAVGLQEGAAGVRSVVAAFRRLGNPAVKDVSRATSLPVPLVAAVAGELRKRGLLTKERPSSLTPKGMSLSDALGMGLDLSSVCRSCDGNEIVIPPELAGAVEELREIMAAGPAVDLSLDQSHCTAETKVRRVLALINAGLLPGSSLVLIGDDDLVSLAIGVVGRALGIPLTSRLAVVDISEDFLDFIADTATDLSLPVDLTQHDLRQPLPQRLLGQFDVAMTDPPYTAEGARLFLSRAVEALEEGPARSIFFSFGAKGPNDMLDVQREIIDLGLVTHSMIRNFNEYEGSGILGGTGFFQHLLTTNTTGLSAADAYEGPLYTREKLQRRREYRCMNCDERFEVGFEAPWSSVTALQEAGCPKCGERRFRPGALVRKGAAAEAGAERPVRDTARQL; this is encoded by the coding sequence ATGGCTGGCGAGACGACATCACGGGAGCGCCGGGTTTCCGGGACCACCCTGACGGGCATCGCCGACGCGGTGGGCCTCCAGGAAGGCGCGGCCGGGGTCCGGTCCGTCGTCGCCGCCTTCCGCCGCCTCGGCAACCCCGCGGTGAAGGACGTGAGCAGGGCCACGTCCCTGCCCGTGCCGCTCGTGGCCGCTGTCGCCGGCGAGCTCCGCAAGCGGGGACTGCTGACCAAGGAGCGCCCGTCCTCGCTCACCCCGAAGGGCATGTCCCTGTCGGACGCCCTCGGCATGGGGCTCGACCTGTCGTCGGTGTGCCGCTCCTGCGACGGCAACGAGATCGTGATCCCCCCGGAGCTGGCCGGCGCGGTGGAGGAGCTGCGGGAGATCATGGCGGCGGGCCCCGCGGTCGACCTCTCCCTGGACCAGTCGCACTGCACGGCCGAGACCAAGGTCCGCAGGGTCCTCGCGCTGATCAACGCGGGCCTGCTGCCCGGCAGCTCCCTGGTGCTGATCGGGGACGACGACCTGGTCTCGCTCGCGATCGGCGTCGTCGGACGCGCTCTGGGGATCCCGCTCACCTCACGGCTGGCCGTGGTCGACATCTCCGAGGACTTCCTCGACTTCATCGCGGACACGGCGACCGATCTGTCCCTGCCGGTCGACCTCACCCAGCACGACCTGCGGCAGCCCCTGCCGCAACGGCTGCTCGGCCAGTTCGACGTGGCCATGACCGACCCGCCGTACACCGCCGAAGGCGCGCGCCTGTTCCTCTCCAGGGCCGTGGAGGCCCTGGAGGAAGGCCCGGCGCGCAGCATCTTCTTCTCCTTCGGCGCCAAGGGCCCGAACGACATGCTGGACGTGCAGCGGGAGATCATCGATCTGGGCCTCGTCACCCATTCCATGATCCGCAACTTCAACGAATACGAAGGCAGCGGAATCCTCGGCGGGACGGGGTTCTTCCAGCATCTGCTGACCACGAACACCACCGGCCTGTCCGCGGCGGACGCGTACGAGGGCCCGCTCTACACCCGCGAGAAGCTGCAACGCCGCCGGGAATACCGCTGCATGAACTGTGACGAACGGTTCGAGGTGGGGTTCGAGGCCCCCTGGAGCTCGGTGACCGCTCTGCAGGAGGCCGGGTGCCCGAAGTGCGGGGAGCGGCGGTTCCGTCCAGGTGCCCTCGTCAGGAAGGGTGCGGCGGCCGAGGCGGGGGCGGAGCGTCCGGTCCGGGACACGGCCCGTCAGCTATGA
- a CDS encoding Gfo/Idh/MocA family protein — translation MSDERIRFAAVGAGRVFQRYHLPCADARDTMDLVGLVDSDVERARALVADRPQVWTGTSVERLIQEARPDVISVCTPNDSHAQPVLAALDAGIAVLCEKPLAATVEEARRMAAHPAAEKLLGVNMPFRFHPLLKPFAEVARSGAQRVEFSFATPGNRVWRACTPWYDDARRAGGGALLDLGPHAIDLLMAVFGPPDVEACEVDATGVEQRARVDMSFQGVPATLRIDRAARRLETSVTVTTADGDHVLDVRRNELRRADGTVEEGGRSPELAAISAYFDTVTGVVSPHGKVGAQDALEVQLVVESAYRCAKEAAAPLA, via the coding sequence ATGAGCGACGAGCGGATACGGTTCGCGGCCGTGGGCGCCGGAAGGGTGTTCCAGCGCTACCACCTGCCCTGCGCCGACGCCCGGGACACCATGGACCTCGTGGGGCTGGTGGACAGCGACGTCGAGCGCGCCCGGGCCCTGGTGGCGGACCGTCCACAGGTGTGGACCGGTACCTCCGTCGAGCGGCTCATCCAGGAGGCGCGCCCGGACGTGATCAGCGTCTGCACGCCCAACGACTCCCACGCACAACCGGTCCTGGCGGCGCTCGACGCCGGTATCGCGGTGCTCTGCGAGAAACCCCTCGCCGCCACGGTGGAGGAAGCGCGGCGGATGGCGGCACACCCGGCCGCCGAGAAGCTGCTGGGTGTGAACATGCCCTTCCGCTTCCACCCGCTGCTGAAGCCGTTCGCCGAGGTGGCGCGCTCCGGCGCGCAGCGCGTCGAGTTCTCCTTCGCCACCCCCGGCAACCGGGTGTGGCGGGCCTGCACCCCCTGGTACGACGACGCGCGGCGGGCCGGCGGCGGGGCCCTCCTGGACCTGGGGCCGCACGCCATCGACCTGCTCATGGCGGTCTTCGGCCCGCCGGACGTCGAAGCGTGCGAGGTGGACGCGACGGGCGTCGAGCAGCGGGCCCGGGTGGACATGTCGTTCCAGGGCGTACCGGCGACGCTGCGGATCGACCGGGCCGCGCGCCGGCTGGAGACCTCGGTCACCGTCACCACCGCGGACGGCGACCACGTCCTCGATGTGCGCCGCAACGAGCTGCGGCGGGCGGACGGCACGGTCGAGGAGGGCGGGCGGAGCCCGGAGCTCGCCGCGATCTCGGCGTACTTCGACACGGTGACGGGCGTCGTCTCCCCGCACGGAAAGGTCGGTGCCCAGGACGCCCTGGAGGTGCAGCTCGTGGTGGAGTCCGCCTACCGGTGCGCGAAGGAGGCGGCCGCTCCCCTGGCCTGA
- a CDS encoding S-adenosylmethionine decarboxylase family protein produces the protein MTTEQNTPVNSPSNDVVEIAEGELCSYAVEVWVSDVGILTDKEALLSILRRAATAGKATVLDESSHVFPNGAVTGMLLLSASHLTVHTWPEFSLANIDLLAYGRLNGELMIAEIEKSLSPERINVSRLHRSVR, from the coding sequence GTGACCACAGAGCAAAACACACCAGTCAACAGTCCCTCGAACGACGTCGTCGAGATCGCGGAAGGCGAGCTCTGCTCCTACGCCGTCGAAGTCTGGGTCAGCGATGTGGGCATTCTGACGGACAAGGAAGCGCTCCTTTCGATTCTCCGCCGTGCGGCCACCGCGGGTAAGGCCACGGTGCTCGACGAGTCATCCCACGTCTTCCCCAATGGGGCCGTCACGGGGATGCTGCTGCTGTCCGCCTCCCACCTCACGGTCCACACCTGGCCCGAGTTCAGTCTCGCCAATATCGACCTGCTGGCCTACGGGCGGCTCAACGGCGAGCTGATGATCGCCGAGATCGAGAAGTCCCTTTCTCCCGAGCGCATCAACGTGTCCCGCCTGCACCGGTCGGTTCGCTGA